A portion of the Candidatus Baltobacteraceae bacterium genome contains these proteins:
- the trxA gene encoding thioredoxin, with translation MSALADVSQSDFQQEVLGNDQPVLVDFWAPWCGPCKMLAPVVEKVAAAHAGKAKFVKLNSDDNPSLAGQYQVSGIPCLILFKGGQPVDRIVGYVSEQTITSMLSKHVA, from the coding sequence ATGAGTGCATTAGCCGATGTTTCGCAGTCCGATTTCCAGCAAGAGGTGCTGGGCAACGATCAGCCGGTGTTGGTCGATTTCTGGGCGCCCTGGTGCGGACCGTGTAAGATGCTCGCGCCGGTCGTCGAGAAAGTCGCCGCCGCTCACGCCGGCAAGGCGAAGTTCGTGAAGTTGAACTCCGACGACAATCCGAGCCTGGCGGGCCAATATCAAGTCTCGGGGATTCCGTGCTTGATTCTCTTTAAGGGCGGCCAGCCCGTAGATCGCATCGTCGGATACGTCTCGGAGCAGACGATCACGTCGATGCTCAGCAAGCACGTCGCCTAA